The genomic DNA AGACCAGCACATCGGCCTGCGTGACGCCGGCTTCGGCGGCCTGCGCCGCGATCTCCAGCCCGCAGGTGCCTTGACCTGCGATGACCTGCGGGTCGTCGTAGGGTCGGATCAGGGTCAGGCCGCGGTCTGACGCCAGACGGTCGCCGATGGCCTCACGGCTCTCGGTGGCGCGGTCGTACAACACGACCTCCGCCCCCAGCGCGCGGGTATTGGCGATCTTCACCGCCGGGGCGTTGGCGGGCATGATGATGACGGCAGGTGCTGCGTGCATCCGGGCCGCCAGCGCCACGCCCTGTGCATGGTTGCCGGACGAAAAGGCGATGACCCCGCTGCTGCGCTGCGCGTCCGTCAGCGCAGAGACCGCCGCCCAGCCGCCCCGGAACTTGAAGCTGCCGGTGTGTTGCAGGCATTCGGCCTTCACCAGCACGCGCCGCCCGGCGATCTCGTCCAGAAAGGGCGAGGACAACAGCGGTGTCACGCGCACATGGCCATCAAGGCGCCGGGCCGCGGCACGGATCAGGTCGATGTTCATGCCATGGACTCCAGCCAGCTTTGCAGCGCCGCAACGGCGGGCGGTTCATCAAGAAACGGCACATGGCCGCGGTCCGGCACCTGGGCAAAGATCCCGTCGGGGCGACGGCGCTGCATCTCGTCCCATGTGGCCTGAGACAACAGATCGCTGTTCGCCCCCCGGATCGCCGACAGCGGCAGGCCCGCCGTTGCGTCGTAAATAGGCCACAGGTCCGGCATGCCGGTCTTACCGTCGCCCAGGGTTGTGGCAAGCGCCGGGTCATAGCGGATCACCAGACCATCCCCGGTCTCGGCATAGTGTTGTTCCACCTCCGCCAACCAGCGCGCCATCGGCACATCCTTGAAAGTGGCCCATGTTTTGGCACGGACAGCCGCCGCTTCGGCATAGGTCTTCTGCGCCGGGTTATGACCGACATATCCCGTGATGACCTTCAGTCCGGCAGGGTCGATCACCGGTCCGATGTCGTTCAGTGCCACGCCCAGCAGCCGTCCGTGCGCCGTGGCGGCCAGCATCATCGCGATCAGCCCGCCGCGCGAGGTGCCAAGGATTGCAGCCTTCTCCAGCCCGAGGTGATCCAGCAGCGCCAGCGCGTCAGCCGCCTCGTTCGGCACGGTGTAGGTCGCAGGCGCGGCCCAGTCCGACTTGCCGCGTCCCCGGTAATCCAGCCGGATCAACCGGCAGCGCAGATGCGGCGCCACATGATTGAAATCGGTGCCGTTGCGCGTCAGGCCAGCCAGCGCAAGGACCGGCAGCCCTTCACCGGCCTCCTCGTAATAGAGCGATGTGCCATCGGGGGCGTTGAAATGGGGCATCAGATGATCTCCGGGATCGTGGTCAGGTCGGGCAGGATGTGTGCGGGCCGGGCATAGAGCCGGTCGACGGGCGCACCATTGCGGTTCGCCCAGACCGTGTGAAAGCCGTAGCCTGCGGCGCCCGCCGCATCCCAGCCATTGGACGAGACAAAAAGAACGTCATCGCGCCGGCAGCCGAACCGCTTGCCCACCATGTCGTAGACCTGCGCATGCGGCTTGAAGACGCCGACATCCTCGACCGATAGCGCATCATCCAGAAGGTCCGTCAGCCCGGCCAGCGTGATCGCTGCCCGCAGCATGTCGGGCGCCCCGTTCGACAGGATCGCGGTCTGCAACCCGCGATCCTTCAGGGTCCGCAGCATCTGCGGCACCTCCGGGTAAGCCTCCAGTTCCCAGTACAGCGCCAGCAGACGCTTGCGCAGCGCGTCATCCTCCAGTCCCGCAGCCTCCATCGCCCAGTCGAGGCCGTCCTGCGTGATCTGCCAGAAATCGCAGTGCCGGTCAGCAATGGCGCGCAGCCAGCTGTATTCCAGCTGCTTTTGCCGCCAGTCGCGCGCCAGCTGCGGCCAGACCGCGGCCAGCTTGTCCTGACCCGGTTCTTCCGCAGCACGTCGGGCGGCGGAATTGACGTCGAACAGCGTGCCGTAGGCATCGAATATGCAAGTGGTGATGGTCATGTGATCTCCTGTCGCTCTGGGGCGGACAGTGGCACGCCACGCGGGCGCGGGCAAAGCGGTTTGCATCCCGGCCCATGATTCGTTACCGTCTGCCCGATTTTGTAATGAAAGGACGCAACATGACGACTGCAAAACAGGGCGACACGGTCCGCATCCACTACAAGGGGACCCTCACCGACGGGACCGTCTTCGACACATCCGAAGGCCGCGATCCGCTGGAATTCGAGGTCGGCTCCGGCACGATCATCCCCGGTCTGGACGCCGCCATCCCCGGCATGACCGTGGGCGATGAAAAGACCGTCAACGTGCCTGCCGAACAGGCTTACGGCCCGGTCAACGATCAGGCGCGCCAGGCGATCCCGCGCACCGACATTCCGGCGGACATTCCTGTCGAAGTCGGCACGCAACTGCAGATGCAGACACCGCAGGGGCAGGTCGTGCCGGTCACCGTGGCCGATGTCACCGACAGCGAAGTGACGCTGGATGCGAACCACCCGCTGGCCGGCAAGGATCTGACCTTCGCCATCCAGATGGTCGAGATCAAGGCCGCCTGATCCGGCTGCCCTTCGACGGCCGCGGGGTTCATCCAGAAGGATTCGAACACGTGGCCGTCGGGATCGCAGATCGTGCGACCGTCCATGAGGCCGTCCATGTCCTGCACCTTGCCGGTGTCACTGCCGCCGTCGGCCAGTGCGGCATCCACCACCGCCAGAACAGCGGCGCGTCAGTCGCTAGACGGCGCGAACACAGCCCCTGTCGTGGCCTGCGTGTCGGCGATCGGTTTTAGTGAACCGCCGCTGAATTTGGCCGCCTCGGTAATCATGACATGGACAGAGTCCGCACTCACGACGCAGGCCGCAGTCTCATCGGCAAACTGAGGATTTACGGAAAATCCCAGTCCGTCGTAGCAAGCCCGGCTGCGGCGATGTCTTTCATTGGCAGATTTACGAAGGTCATGCGCATGGGCTTGCACCTCCTGAAAACCATGCGCCGACGCTCACCCGCCCATCTTCTTCTGGTCACAAATACTTCGGGGGGAGTCGCACCGCGACGGGGGGCTGGCCCCCCGCCGATTTTTCGCGAAAAATCGGAGAGACGCTACAG from Loktanella sp. M215 includes the following:
- a CDS encoding alpha/beta fold hydrolase — its product is MPHFNAPDGTSLYYEEAGEGLPVLALAGLTRNGTDFNHVAPHLRCRLIRLDYRGRGKSDWAAPATYTVPNEAADALALLDHLGLEKAAILGTSRGGLIAMMLAATAHGRLLGVALNDIGPVIDPAGLKVITGYVGHNPAQKTYAEAAAVRAKTWATFKDVPMARWLAEVEQHYAETGDGLVIRYDPALATTLGDGKTGMPDLWPIYDATAGLPLSAIRGANSDLLSQATWDEMQRRRPDGIFAQVPDRGHVPFLDEPPAVAALQSWLESMA
- a CDS encoding haloacid dehalogenase type II, with protein sequence MTITTCIFDAYGTLFDVNSAARRAAEEPGQDKLAAVWPQLARDWRQKQLEYSWLRAIADRHCDFWQITQDGLDWAMEAAGLEDDALRKRLLALYWELEAYPEVPQMLRTLKDRGLQTAILSNGAPDMLRAAITLAGLTDLLDDALSVEDVGVFKPHAQVYDMVGKRFGCRRDDVLFVSSNGWDAAGAAGYGFHTVWANRNGAPVDRLYARPAHILPDLTTIPEII
- a CDS encoding threonine ammonia-lyase — protein: MNIDLIRAAARRLDGHVRVTPLLSSPFLDEIAGRRVLVKAECLQHTGSFKFRGGWAAVSALTDAQRSSGVIAFSSGNHAQGVALAARMHAAPAVIIMPANAPAVKIANTRALGAEVVLYDRATESREAIGDRLASDRGLTLIRPYDDPQVIAGQGTCGLEIAAQAAEAGVTQADVLVCCGGGGLTSGVALALQADASGLRARPCEPEGFDDATRSLAAGTIQRNDRAEGSICDAIVTPQPGDLTFPIMKNLCGPGIAVSDDDCLRAMALAFHRLRIVVEPGGAAALAAALFHPDRVEGEAVIAIATGGNVDPALFAETIRRY
- a CDS encoding FKBP-type peptidyl-prolyl cis-trans isomerase; translation: MTTAKQGDTVRIHYKGTLTDGTVFDTSEGRDPLEFEVGSGTIIPGLDAAIPGMTVGDEKTVNVPAEQAYGPVNDQARQAIPRTDIPADIPVEVGTQLQMQTPQGQVVPVTVADVTDSEVTLDANHPLAGKDLTFAIQMVEIKAA